From one Streptomyces sp. CA-210063 genomic stretch:
- a CDS encoding PstS family phosphate ABC transporter substrate-binding protein, whose translation MQEWLSAENVVAVATAVAGVVASAVMVYYERRVPRRKRIGYRVQMDNPIGHDVRSGRANVRLGLFDEAPDMSDATLVLLRVENDGSQSIADNDYTGRELHGLTAVFSGRVIRGVSVTQPPGTDHLMDHFTPSAGFGYRDGVLRIPRVPLNRGDHFKLLVLLSGGDVDSPIRLIGGIRDGEVHPNRSATPDEKPPLFSRPARLITVMLTLCVIALAAIVVVRDDTPPPVECATGELTLTGSTAFAPVLRGLAAEYEKDCVDAEIRVDARGSSAGVGELAALGAESKKGSPAVIAFSDGPSTSADPELVGHRVALSVFTLVVNDGIRPRGGSLTTDDVRRIYRGEITRWRQLDRSLPDIPVVLVSRDADSGTRQVFQRTVLDGWEQVASTSLDCRRDDLSTAAVTRCELDSTEQVLAKVAELPGAIGYSEINLTTRRTGLRSLALDGRTASVEALEKGDDTYPYYGAEYAYTYRRPPANSLADSFLAHVRRGTAQSVIRNHGHVPCETATGARLCDERARDDEGG comes from the coding sequence ATGCAGGAGTGGCTGAGCGCGGAGAACGTGGTGGCGGTGGCGACCGCCGTGGCCGGTGTCGTGGCGTCCGCCGTGATGGTCTATTACGAGCGCCGGGTGCCGAGGCGCAAGCGGATCGGCTACCGCGTGCAGATGGACAACCCGATAGGCCACGACGTGCGTTCGGGCCGCGCGAACGTCCGCCTCGGCCTGTTCGACGAGGCCCCGGACATGTCCGACGCGACCCTGGTCCTGCTGCGCGTCGAGAACGACGGCTCCCAGAGCATCGCCGACAACGACTACACGGGACGTGAACTGCACGGCCTGACCGCCGTGTTCAGCGGTCGCGTGATCCGCGGTGTCTCGGTCACCCAGCCGCCCGGCACCGACCACCTCATGGACCACTTCACCCCGTCCGCCGGTTTCGGCTACCGCGACGGCGTGCTCCGCATCCCCCGCGTCCCGCTCAACCGCGGCGACCACTTCAAGCTGCTCGTCCTCCTCTCCGGCGGCGACGTCGACAGCCCGATCCGGCTCATCGGCGGCATCCGCGACGGCGAGGTGCACCCCAACCGCAGCGCGACACCCGACGAGAAGCCGCCGCTGTTCAGCCGTCCCGCCCGGCTGATCACCGTGATGCTGACGCTGTGCGTGATCGCCCTGGCCGCGATCGTCGTCGTACGGGACGACACCCCGCCGCCCGTCGAGTGCGCGACGGGCGAGCTGACACTGACCGGGTCGACCGCGTTCGCGCCGGTGCTGCGCGGGCTCGCGGCGGAGTACGAGAAGGACTGCGTGGACGCCGAGATCCGGGTGGACGCGCGGGGCAGTTCGGCGGGCGTGGGCGAACTCGCCGCGCTGGGCGCCGAGTCGAAGAAGGGCTCCCCGGCGGTCATCGCGTTCTCCGACGGCCCGAGTACGAGCGCCGACCCCGAACTGGTCGGCCACCGGGTCGCCCTGTCCGTCTTCACCCTCGTCGTCAACGACGGCATCCGGCCGCGCGGCGGGAGCCTGACCACGGACGACGTACGCCGTATCTACCGGGGCGAGATCACCCGCTGGCGACAGCTCGACCGGTCCCTGCCCGACATCCCCGTCGTCCTCGTCAGCCGGGACGCGGACTCCGGTACCCGCCAGGTCTTCCAGCGGACCGTGCTGGACGGCTGGGAACAGGTCGCCAGCACCTCGCTCGACTGCCGCCGGGACGACCTGTCGACCGCCGCCGTCACCCGCTGCGAACTCGACTCCACCGAGCAGGTCCTCGCCAAGGTCGCCGAACTCCCCGGCGCCATCGGCTACAGCGAGATCAACCTGACCACCCGCCGCACCGGCCTGCGCAGCCTCGCCCTCGACGGCCGCACCGCCTCCGTGGAGGCCCTGGAGAAGGGCGACGACACCTACCCGTACTACGGCGCCGAGTACGCCTACACCTACCGCCGCCCACCCGCCAACTCCCTCGCCGACAGCTTCCTCGCCCATGTCCGCCGCGGCACCGCCCAGAGCGTCATCCGCAACCACGGCCATGTGCCGTGCGAGACGGCGACGGGGGCGAGGCTGTGCGACGAGCGGGCTCGGGACGACGAAGGGGGTTGA
- a CDS encoding serine/threonine-protein kinase, whose amino-acid sequence MEKLGPGDPQRIGVYRLLARLGAGGMGNVYLARSDRGRTVAVKLVRRELAEQEEFRARFRQEVRAARQVGGYWTAPVLDADTEAAIPWVATGYVAGPSLQEVVGREHGALPERSVRTLAAGLAHALEDIHEAGLIHRDLKPSNVLVTIDGPRVIDFGIARALETVADGGLTRTGALVGSPGFMAPEQVRGDRITPACDVFCLGSVLSYAATGNLPFGAANSGGHALMFRIAQEEPDLEGLPEGLYDLVRDCLRKDPAARPTLAEILRRTGAEDTVFAGRSRDPWLPSGLVAQLGRHAVRLLDAEDPEEAVAQTEGGASAAPDLAKQPPAAAASTPPGAPASLNAGGLAAPPAVPEAPPEHAAAAPEGAVPPPPPGAPGGAPLDLMPTRIAGAGSQPPPPAAPLPGPPAAPPGPPPAGYGFPQQRTQQPAAGYGQQPAAGYGQPPAPGYGQPPGAAPGYGYPQSAPQAPYGSYGQGPYGGAPGPGLGSTPPYGPNPVYGPGGGGGQAEHPRGNRRSSVLLVIVALVVALGAGGSVYALMKKGDDGGTEDDAKGGATTSAPETPGPTTPEPTDPGTSPEETTESPDAGTIPEGFLGTWDATLDGTDGADTRQLVIQQGEVGDTVLTLTADGPLEGGGTYHCVFEAALTEEPADDGPLEIGPSTVTTGEPAASCSPGAATTVTLLPDGQLRRVDTTGKSVTYSKAD is encoded by the coding sequence ATGGAGAAGCTCGGGCCTGGGGATCCGCAGCGGATCGGGGTGTACCGGCTGCTCGCGCGGCTGGGGGCCGGCGGGATGGGGAACGTGTACCTGGCCCGGTCCGACCGGGGCCGTACCGTCGCCGTCAAGCTCGTGCGGCGGGAGCTGGCCGAGCAGGAGGAGTTCCGGGCCCGCTTCCGGCAGGAGGTGCGGGCCGCGCGGCAGGTCGGCGGGTACTGGACCGCGCCCGTGCTGGACGCGGACACCGAGGCCGCCATCCCGTGGGTCGCCACCGGGTACGTCGCCGGCCCCTCCCTCCAGGAGGTGGTCGGCCGGGAGCACGGGGCACTGCCCGAACGGTCCGTACGGACCCTCGCCGCTGGGCTCGCCCACGCCCTGGAGGACATCCACGAGGCCGGGCTCATCCACCGCGACCTCAAGCCGTCCAACGTGCTGGTGACCATCGACGGGCCGCGCGTCATCGACTTCGGTATCGCGCGGGCGCTGGAGACCGTGGCGGACGGCGGGCTCACGCGCACCGGCGCGCTCGTCGGGTCGCCCGGCTTCATGGCACCCGAGCAGGTGCGCGGCGACCGCATCACCCCCGCCTGCGACGTCTTCTGCCTCGGCTCCGTCCTCTCCTACGCCGCCACCGGCAACCTCCCCTTCGGCGCCGCCAACTCCGGTGGCCACGCCCTGATGTTCCGCATCGCCCAGGAGGAACCCGACCTGGAGGGGCTGCCGGAGGGCCTCTACGACCTCGTCCGCGACTGCCTGAGAAAGGACCCCGCCGCACGCCCGACCCTCGCGGAGATCCTGCGGCGCACGGGGGCGGAGGACACGGTCTTCGCCGGGCGGTCGCGCGATCCCTGGCTGCCGAGCGGCCTGGTCGCCCAACTGGGGCGGCACGCGGTGCGGTTGCTGGACGCGGAGGATCCGGAGGAGGCTGTGGCCCAGACGGAGGGTGGTGCCTCAGCGGCGCCCGACCTCGCCAAGCAGCCGCCCGCCGCTGCCGCCTCGACCCCGCCCGGCGCCCCCGCGTCGCTGAACGCTGGCGGCCTCGCGGCCCCGCCCGCTGTCCCCGAGGCTCCGCCCGAGCATGCGGCCGCCGCGCCTGAGGGTGCCGTACCGCCGCCTCCGCCGGGTGCGCCGGGCGGGGCTCCGCTGGATCTGATGCCGACGCGGATCGCGGGGGCGGGCTCGCAGCCGCCTCCGCCGGCCGCGCCGCTGCCGGGGCCGCCGGCCGCGCCGCCCGGGCCGCCTCCCGCCGGATACGGCTTCCCGCAGCAGCGCACCCAGCAGCCCGCCGCCGGGTACGGGCAGCAGCCCGCCGCCGGGTACGGGCAGCCGCCCGCCCCCGGCTATGGGCAGCCGCCCGGCGCGGCCCCCGGCTACGGCTATCCACAGAGCGCGCCGCAGGCGCCGTACGGCTCGTACGGGCAGGGGCCGTACGGCGGTGCTCCTGGGCCGGGCCTCGGCTCGACCCCGCCGTACGGGCCGAACCCCGTCTACGGCCCCGGAGGCGGCGGCGGTCAGGCCGAACACCCGCGCGGGAACCGGCGTTCCTCGGTGCTCCTCGTCATCGTCGCGCTGGTGGTCGCGCTCGGGGCCGGCGGCTCGGTGTACGCGTTGATGAAGAAGGGCGACGACGGCGGCACGGAGGACGACGCGAAGGGCGGGGCGACGACGAGCGCGCCGGAGACGCCGGGGCCCACGACACCCGAGCCGACGGACCCGGGAACCTCCCCGGAGGAGACCACCGAGTCGCCCGACGCGGGCACGATCCCGGAGGGGTTCCTCGGCACCTGGGACGCCACCCTCGACGGAACCGACGGCGCGGACACCCGCCAACTCGTCATCCAGCAGGGCGAGGTCGGCGACACGGTGCTCACCCTCACGGCGGACGGCCCGCTCGAAGGGGGCGGCACGTACCACTGTGTGTTCGAGGCCGCGTTGACGGAGGAACCGGCCGACGACGGCCCCCTGGAGATCGGCCCCTCCACCGTCACCACCGGCGAACCGGCCGCCTCCTGCTCCCCCGGCGCCGCCACCACGGTCACCCTCCTGCCCGACGGACAACTCCGGCGCGTCGACACGACGGGGAAGTCGGTGACGTACTCGAAGGCCGACTGA
- a CDS encoding aspartate aminotransferase family protein yields the protein MTPQANPQVGAAVKAADRAHVFHSWSAQELIDPLAVAGAEGSYFWDYDGKRYLDFSSGLVYTNIGYQHPKVVAAIQEQAATLTTFAPAFAIEARSEAARLIAERTPGDLDKIFFTNGGADAVEHAVRMARLHTGRPKVLAAYRSYHGGTQQAVNITGDPRRWASDTGTAGVVRFWAPFLYRSRFHAETEEQECARALEHLETTITFEGPSTIAAIILETVPGTAGIMIPPPGYLAGVRELCDKYGIVFVLDEVMAGFGRTGTWFAADLFGVVPDLMTFAKGVNSGYVPLGGVAISSAIAETFAKRPYPGGLTYSGHPLACAAAVATINVMAEEGVVENAATLGTSVIEPALRELAERHPSVGEVRGVGMFWALELVKNKETREPLVPYNAAGEANAPMLAFGAAAKAQGLWPFINMNRTHVVPPCNITEAEAKEGLAALDTALSVADEHTS from the coding sequence ATGACTCCCCAGGCAAACCCCCAGGTCGGCGCCGCGGTGAAGGCCGCGGACCGCGCGCACGTGTTCCACTCCTGGTCCGCGCAGGAGCTCATCGACCCGCTCGCCGTCGCCGGTGCGGAGGGGTCGTACTTCTGGGACTACGACGGCAAGCGGTACCTCGACTTCTCCAGCGGCCTCGTCTACACGAACATCGGCTACCAGCACCCGAAGGTCGTCGCGGCGATCCAGGAGCAGGCGGCGACGCTGACGACGTTCGCCCCGGCGTTCGCGATCGAGGCCCGGTCGGAGGCGGCCCGCCTGATCGCGGAGCGGACGCCCGGCGACCTGGACAAGATCTTCTTCACCAACGGCGGCGCCGACGCGGTCGAGCACGCCGTGCGCATGGCCCGGCTGCACACCGGCCGCCCCAAGGTGCTGGCCGCGTACCGCTCGTACCACGGCGGCACCCAGCAGGCCGTGAACATCACGGGCGACCCCCGCCGCTGGGCCTCCGACACCGGCACGGCCGGGGTCGTGCGTTTCTGGGCGCCCTTCCTCTACCGCTCCCGTTTCCACGCGGAGACGGAGGAGCAGGAGTGCGCGCGGGCCCTTGAGCACCTGGAGACGACGATCACCTTCGAGGGACCGTCGACCATCGCCGCGATCATCCTGGAGACCGTCCCCGGCACGGCCGGGATCATGATCCCGCCGCCCGGCTATCTGGCCGGCGTCCGGGAGCTGTGCGACAAGTACGGCATCGTCTTCGTCCTCGACGAGGTCATGGCGGGCTTCGGGCGGACGGGCACCTGGTTCGCCGCGGACCTCTTCGGCGTCGTACCCGACCTGATGACCTTCGCCAAGGGCGTGAACTCCGGTTACGTGCCCCTCGGCGGCGTCGCCATCTCCTCCGCGATCGCCGAGACGTTCGCGAAGCGGCCGTACCCCGGCGGTCTCACGTACTCCGGGCACCCGCTGGCCTGCGCCGCCGCCGTCGCGACGATCAACGTCATGGCGGAGGAGGGCGTCGTCGAGAACGCGGCCACCCTCGGCACGTCCGTCATCGAGCCGGCGCTCCGCGAACTGGCCGAGCGGCACCCTTCCGTGGGCGAGGTGCGCGGTGTCGGCATGTTCTGGGCGCTGGAGCTGGTGAAGAACAAGGAGACCCGCGAACCCCTCGTCCCCTACAACGCGGCCGGCGAGGCCAATGCCCCCATGCTCGCCTTCGGCGCCGCCGCGAAGGCCCAGGGCCTGTGGCCCTTCATCAACATGAACCGCACCCACGTCGTCCCCCCGTGCAACATCACGGAGGCCGAGGCCAAGGAGGGCCTCGCCGCCCTGGACACGGCCCTGTCCGTGGCGGACGAACACACCTCATGA
- a CDS encoding GntR family transcriptional regulator, which produces MPGTGTGGGNGAVTRSTLRQQLADALRDEVLAGRLKPGQEFTVKEIAEQYGVSATPVREALVDLSAQGLLDAVQHRGFEVHEYSEGDYRHMVEARSLVTDGMFRRLGDRRVDPRTAAALAGVRRRGEEARRAAIAGDLSILVGYDLRFWRELSALFGNPYLTDFLHRLRVQSWACAVQHLRRADDLRGRLWADHTELVDALTRRDAQTAQEIIASYDEHSLTLVERLADG; this is translated from the coding sequence ATGCCCGGCACCGGCACCGGCGGCGGCAATGGCGCCGTGACTCGTAGCACCCTGCGGCAGCAGCTCGCGGACGCGCTCCGTGACGAGGTGCTGGCCGGCAGACTCAAGCCGGGGCAGGAGTTCACGGTCAAGGAGATCGCCGAGCAGTACGGGGTGTCGGCGACGCCCGTGCGCGAGGCACTGGTGGACCTGTCCGCGCAGGGGCTGCTGGACGCCGTGCAGCACCGGGGTTTCGAGGTCCACGAGTACTCCGAGGGCGACTACCGGCACATGGTCGAGGCCCGCAGCCTGGTCACCGACGGCATGTTCCGGCGGCTGGGCGACCGCCGGGTCGACCCCCGTACGGCCGCCGCGCTCGCCGGGGTCCGGCGGCGCGGCGAGGAGGCGCGGCGGGCCGCGATCGCCGGGGACCTGAGCATCCTCGTCGGCTACGACCTGCGGTTCTGGCGCGAGTTGAGCGCCCTGTTCGGCAACCCGTACCTCACCGACTTCCTGCACCGGCTGCGCGTGCAGTCCTGGGCGTGCGCCGTCCAGCATCTGCGCCGGGCGGACGATCTGAGGGGCCGGCTGTGGGCCGACCACACCGAGCTCGTCGACGCCCTCACCCGCCGCGACGCGCAGACCGCCCAGGAGATCATCGCCAGTTACGACGAGCACTCCCTGACCCTTGTGGAACGCCTGGCGGACGGATGA